One part of the Cellvibrionales bacterium genome encodes these proteins:
- the pepP gene encoding Xaa-Pro aminopeptidase produces MKSLLPRKEFVARRTRLMQMMEPNSIAIIPAAHEILRNNDTHFPFRQDSDFYYLTGFNEPDAVAVLIPGRAHGAFVLFCRDRDPERELWDGYRAGPEGACSDYGADDAFPIDDLDEILPGLLEGRERVYYAMGRDSEFDRHVMEWVNAIRSKVRSGAIPPGEFLDLHHFLHELRLFKSASEIQLMKQAAEISAKAHRRAMALCKPGMMEYQLEAELLHVFAKNGARFPAYSSIVGGGDNACILHYVENRDMLRDGDLVLIDAGCELDHYASDITRTFPVNGKFSPEQKALYELVLQAQQAAIDVIKPGSHWNEPHDATVKVITEGLVKRDLLKGKVSALIKEMAYRDFYMHRAGHWLGMDVHDVGDYKCGGEWRVLEAGMVLTVEPGIYVSPHNKKVDKKWRGIGIRIEDDVVVTKNGCEIITANAPKTVTEIEAWMTLQHPHLPSVMEQAAKTKKSNTAKKKATTALPAKVAAKAASARARKKT; encoded by the coding sequence ATGAAATCCTTACTGCCGCGCAAGGAGTTTGTCGCTCGTCGTACGCGTTTGATGCAAATGATGGAGCCAAACAGCATTGCGATCATTCCTGCGGCGCATGAAATACTGCGCAACAACGACACGCATTTTCCGTTTCGCCAAGACAGCGATTTTTATTATCTGACGGGATTTAATGAGCCGGATGCCGTGGCGGTGTTGATCCCCGGTCGCGCACACGGCGCGTTTGTGTTGTTTTGTCGCGACCGCGACCCCGAGCGTGAGCTGTGGGACGGGTATCGCGCAGGCCCCGAAGGTGCTTGCAGCGATTACGGTGCAGATGATGCGTTTCCGATTGATGATCTCGACGAAATTTTGCCCGGTTTATTGGAAGGGCGCGAGCGCGTGTATTACGCCATGGGGCGCGACAGCGAGTTTGATCGTCATGTGATGGAATGGGTTAACGCCATACGCAGCAAAGTGCGCTCAGGCGCCATTCCTCCAGGCGAGTTTCTCGACCTGCATCATTTTTTGCATGAATTGCGTTTATTCAAAAGCGCATCAGAAATTCAATTGATGAAACAAGCAGCGGAAATTTCAGCCAAAGCGCATCGGCGCGCGATGGCGCTGTGCAAGCCTGGCATGATGGAATACCAGCTTGAAGCAGAGTTGCTGCATGTGTTTGCTAAAAATGGCGCACGCTTTCCGGCGTATTCTTCCATTGTGGGTGGTGGCGATAACGCTTGCATTCTGCACTATGTTGAAAATCGCGACATGTTGCGTGACGGTGATTTGGTTTTAATCGATGCTGGTTGCGAGTTAGATCACTATGCTTCAGACATCACGCGCACTTTCCCTGTCAACGGCAAGTTTTCGCCTGAACAAAAAGCACTGTATGAATTGGTGTTGCAAGCACAGCAAGCAGCGATAGATGTGATTAAACCGGGTAGTCATTGGAATGAACCACACGATGCCACCGTGAAAGTGATCACAGAAGGTTTGGTAAAACGGGATTTGTTGAAAGGCAAGGTGAGTGCTCTTATTAAAGAGATGGCGTATCGTGATTTTTATATGCACCGTGCCGGCCATTGGTTAGGCATGGATGTGCACGATGTCGGTGATTACAAATGCGGTGGCGAATGGCGCGTGTTGGAAGCAGGCATGGTGTTGACAGTAGAGCCGGGTATTTATGTGTCGCCGCACAATAAAAAAGTGGATAAAAAATGGCGCGGCATTGGCATCCGTATCGAAGACGATGTGGTAGTCACCAAAAATGGTTGTGAAATCATTACTGCCAATGCGCCAAAAACGGTTACAGAAATTGAAGCGTGGATGACCTTGCAACATCCACACTTGCCGTCGGTCATGGAGCAGGCGGCAAAAACAAAAAAATCCAATACTGCCAAAAAGAAAGCAACAACTGCATTGCCAGCGAAAGTGGCGGCGAAAGCTGCTTCTGCACGCGCTCGTAAAAAAACATGA
- a CDS encoding DUF3094 family protein, with translation MSEPVHNPVDDEAPRKKLSEEDMARVAEYLNLPQHRRERQPFRPMVLLMVLVVIVVGMSLVSLWYAKANGILL, from the coding sequence ATGAGTGAACCTGTGCATAACCCCGTCGATGACGAAGCACCTCGCAAAAAGTTGTCGGAGGAGGACATGGCGCGTGTGGCTGAGTACCTCAACCTGCCTCAGCACCGGCGTGAGCGTCAGCCTTTTCGTCCTATGGTTTTGCTGATGGTGTTGGTTGTCATCGTGGTTGGCATGAGCCTCGTGAGTTTGTGGTACGCCAAAGCCAACGGGATATTGCTTTGA
- the dprA gene encoding DNA-protecting protein DprA has product MEEYLDVLPWVALNRLSGLGPVSQRKLLEAAGGMPALLQAGNVFLQQHLPAELVVLWRDFCEEKSSSVLRRQAQRDVSVALEAGATIVVAASENYPLLLAQISAAPTVLYVRGDAAVLHVPQLAMVGSRNASATGLEIAQEFSAALTQHGLAITSGLALGIDGAVHRGALQGGGKTIAVVATGVDEIYPRRHTKLFDEILASGGAIVSELPPQSAPLAQNFPRRNRIISGLSLGTLVVEAGLQSGSLITARYANEQGREVFAMPGSVRSVFHRGCHALIRQGAKLVEMPQDVLDELGGLLAFKQQEFAVMHAVTPSLGGLSAAAKKIYALLDYSPVSLDALAVRSALPVAEMTAALLDLEMEGVVAQQHGFYTRI; this is encoded by the coding sequence ATGGAAGAGTATTTGGATGTATTGCCGTGGGTGGCGTTGAATCGCTTGTCTGGGCTGGGTCCTGTCTCCCAAAGAAAATTATTGGAAGCGGCAGGAGGTATGCCTGCACTGCTGCAAGCTGGTAATGTGTTTTTGCAACAGCATTTGCCAGCAGAGCTCGTCGTGTTATGGCGCGATTTTTGTGAAGAAAAATCCAGTAGTGTTTTGCGGCGGCAAGCACAACGCGATGTGTCTGTGGCGTTGGAAGCCGGTGCCACAATTGTGGTTGCAGCAAGCGAAAACTATCCGCTGTTATTGGCGCAAATTTCCGCTGCGCCCACGGTGTTGTATGTGCGCGGTGATGCAGCGGTATTGCATGTGCCGCAGTTGGCAATGGTTGGCAGTCGCAATGCCTCGGCCACTGGTTTAGAAATTGCACAAGAGTTTTCTGCGGCATTGACGCAGCACGGTTTGGCGATAACCAGCGGCTTGGCGCTGGGAATCGATGGCGCGGTGCATCGCGGCGCATTGCAAGGTGGTGGAAAAACCATTGCCGTGGTTGCAACGGGCGTGGATGAAATCTATCCGCGTCGCCACACAAAGTTATTTGATGAAATATTGGCTAGTGGCGGTGCAATCGTGAGCGAGTTGCCGCCACAATCAGCACCGTTAGCACAAAATTTCCCGCGTCGAAATCGCATTATCAGTGGTTTGAGTTTGGGGACACTGGTGGTAGAAGCGGGTTTGCAGAGCGGCTCGTTGATCACGGCGCGTTACGCCAACGAGCAGGGCAGAGAAGTGTTTGCGATGCCAGGTTCCGTGCGCTCGGTATTTCATCGCGGCTGCCACGCCTTGATTCGTCAAGGCGCAAAATTAGTGGAAATGCCGCAAGATGTATTGGATGAATTGGGTGGTTTGCTGGCATTCAAACAACAAGAATTTGCAGTGATGCACGCGGTAACGCCGTCGCTAGGCGGCTTGTCGGCGGCGGCGAAAAAAATCTACGCACTCTTGGATTATTCTCCGGTTTCTTTGGATGCGCTCGCCGTGCGCAGCGCTTTACCGGTAGCTGAAATGACCGCGGCGTTGTTGGATTTGGAAATGGAAGGCGTAGTGGCGCAGCAACACGGTTTTTACACGCGAATTTAG
- a CDS encoding HPr family phosphocarrier protein has translation MQESTVDIINKLGLHARAASKLTRLCASFKSKIIFSKVVDGEKKATADGKNIMALMLLAAGKGTQLHICCEGDDAAQALAAVTKLFADRFDESE, from the coding sequence ATGCAAGAATCAACAGTAGACATCATCAACAAACTGGGGCTGCACGCTAGAGCTGCATCAAAATTAACGCGCCTGTGTGCCAGTTTCAAAAGCAAAATTATTTTTAGCAAAGTGGTCGATGGTGAGAAAAAAGCCACCGCCGACGGCAAAAACATCATGGCGCTGATGTTGCTCGCCGCCGGTAAAGGCACACAGCTGCATATTTGCTGCGAGGGTGATGACGCGGCGCAAGCACTGGCCGCGGTAACAAAACTGTTTGCTGACCGTTTTGATGAAAGCGAATAA
- a CDS encoding UPF0149 family protein, which produces MFLLFLLRLLCVNDRTQCRQTGQVVACGAVFCDHTEANVAALISYEQLSARLQALQLPVATDALHGALTGLACSGVTADQPTWLVQLSDCLEDIELTEHEAVLSALQTWVNGELTDGDLGYQLLLPDSEEFLSVRTRALARWSDSFLYAFIASGVTLTQEDREILEDIAAISQVDDGEAPEEVEQNMSALNNPEDAESNERDFFELCEFVRMAAMDLFREHGQAVNTPASQGEQTE; this is translated from the coding sequence ATGTTCCTGCTGTTTTTATTGCGTCTGCTGTGTGTCAATGACAGGACGCAGTGCAGGCAAACAGGGCAAGTGGTAGCATGCGGCGCTGTTTTCTGCGATCACACCGAGGCGAATGTGGCTGCTCTTATTTCCTATGAACAACTCAGTGCGCGCTTGCAAGCTCTGCAGTTGCCAGTGGCAACAGACGCGCTGCACGGCGCGCTGACGGGCTTGGCGTGCAGTGGCGTGACGGCAGACCAGCCGACTTGGCTGGTGCAACTCAGTGATTGTTTGGAAGACATTGAACTGACCGAGCACGAAGCGGTGCTATCCGCACTGCAAACTTGGGTGAATGGTGAGTTGACCGATGGTGATCTCGGTTACCAGTTATTGTTGCCAGACAGTGAGGAATTTCTCTCGGTGCGCACGCGCGCATTGGCGCGGTGGAGCGACAGTTTTTTGTACGCGTTTATTGCCAGTGGTGTGACGCTGACGCAGGAAGACCGAGAGATTTTGGAAGACATCGCTGCCATCAGCCAAGTGGACGACGGTGAAGCGCCTGAAGAAGTGGAACAGAACATGTCGGCACTGAATAATCCAGAAGATGCTGAGAGTAACGAGCGCGATTTTTTTGAGTTGTGCGAATTTGTGCGCATGGCGGCGATGGACTTGTTTCGTGAACACGGGCAAGCGGTAAATACACCCGCGTCGCAGGGAGAGCAAACTGAATGA
- the rapZ gene encoding RNase adapter RapZ yields the protein MRLVIISGRSGSGKSTALHVLEDEGYYCIDNLPASLLGALVTQIQGGDYPVLKGLAVSIDARNTSRDLALFPAMLTQARAQMDCDVIYLDASKPTLIKRFSETRRKHHLSNNDTDLAEAIEAERILLEPIADLASLTIDTSKLNLYQLRDVVRDRVAPREPIGLSLQFMSFGYKHGIPVDADLVFDVRNLPNPHWKPELRAHTGREQPVISFLDNETEVQAMFADIQNFLQKWLPSYQQNRRYLTVAIGCTGGQHRSVYLCEKLHATFRKHYAMAQVRHRELASHH from the coding sequence ATGCGTTTAGTCATCATCAGCGGCAGGTCCGGCTCGGGCAAAAGCACGGCGCTGCATGTCTTGGAAGACGAGGGCTACTACTGCATCGATAACCTGCCCGCTAGCCTGCTCGGCGCGTTGGTGACGCAAATACAAGGCGGCGATTACCCCGTACTGAAAGGCTTGGCGGTGAGCATTGACGCGCGCAATACCAGTCGCGACTTGGCACTGTTTCCCGCCATGTTGACGCAAGCGCGGGCGCAGATGGACTGCGATGTGATCTATCTCGATGCCAGTAAGCCCACCCTGATCAAACGCTTCAGCGAGACACGACGCAAACACCACCTTTCCAATAACGACACCGATTTAGCCGAAGCGATTGAAGCCGAAAGAATCTTGCTGGAACCCATTGCTGATCTGGCCTCGCTTACTATCGACACCAGCAAACTCAATCTGTACCAATTGCGCGATGTCGTGCGCGACCGCGTTGCACCACGCGAACCGATCGGTCTCTCGCTGCAATTCATGTCATTTGGCTATAAACACGGCATCCCCGTTGATGCCGATTTGGTGTTTGATGTGCGCAACTTACCCAACCCGCACTGGAAACCAGAATTGCGCGCGCACACTGGCCGCGAGCAGCCGGTGATTAGCTTTCTGGATAACGAAACAGAAGTTCAAGCCATGTTTGCTGATATTCAAAATTTTCTACAAAAATGGTTACCCTCCTACCAACAAAACCGCCGCTATTTGACCGTGGCGATTGGTTGCACCGGCGGGCAGCATCGCTCCGTGTATTTATGTGAAAAACTTCACGCCACCTTTCGTAAACATTATGCGATGGCACAAGTTCGCCACCGCGAACTCGCCAGTCATCATTAA
- a CDS encoding UbiH/UbiF/VisC/COQ6 family ubiquinone biosynthesis hydroxylase — translation MSEVFDIVIVGGGMAGGALACALADADYKIAIIDNQTPQPFSIGNFFDPRVVALSMASREFLSALGVWEIIAAQRISAFEHMQVWDGDGTAQISFDAADVQQSALGYIVENNLVVSALREKLQQQRNVQWLCPDAVVSLYDQNNAESARLILQSGVEVQGKLIVAADGAQSLLRQLSGIDTMEWDYGHSAVVATVRTEKPHGAVARQRFMTTGPLAFLPLRENNGDAHWCSVVWSMAPEAAQELLAQSEQEFAAQLARAFEFVLGDVLEVRGRFAFPLRQRHAQAYQRGRVVLIGDAAHTIHPLAGQGVNLGFMDVRVLAEELQRAQEKMLSPADASVLKRYQRRRRGANLTMTATMELFKQLFAQQALPVRWLRNTGMRGIDALPLLKKQIMRHAMGLSS, via the coding sequence ATGAGTGAAGTGTTTGATATTGTGATCGTTGGTGGTGGTATGGCAGGCGGTGCGCTCGCCTGCGCACTAGCAGATGCCGATTACAAAATTGCAATAATTGATAATCAAACGCCACAACCATTTTCGATAGGTAATTTTTTTGATCCGCGTGTAGTGGCGCTCAGCATGGCGTCGCGTGAATTTCTTTCTGCGCTGGGTGTATGGGAAATAATTGCCGCGCAGCGCATTTCTGCTTTTGAACACATGCAGGTCTGGGACGGTGACGGTACTGCGCAGATCAGCTTTGATGCCGCTGATGTGCAACAGTCAGCATTGGGTTACATCGTCGAAAATAATTTGGTGGTGTCGGCGTTGCGCGAGAAGTTGCAGCAACAGCGCAATGTGCAGTGGTTGTGCCCTGATGCGGTAGTGAGTTTGTACGACCAAAACAATGCTGAATCTGCGCGTTTGATTTTGCAGAGTGGTGTCGAAGTGCAGGGCAAGCTCATTGTGGCGGCAGACGGAGCGCAATCGTTACTGCGACAGTTGTCAGGTATCGATACCATGGAGTGGGATTATGGTCACAGTGCGGTAGTCGCTACCGTGCGCACAGAAAAACCGCACGGTGCCGTAGCGAGGCAGCGCTTTATGACCACAGGGCCGCTGGCATTTTTGCCGCTGCGCGAAAATAACGGCGATGCGCATTGGTGCTCCGTGGTGTGGTCGATGGCGCCAGAAGCGGCGCAAGAATTGTTGGCGCAATCGGAGCAGGAATTTGCCGCGCAGTTGGCGCGTGCATTTGAATTTGTGTTGGGTGATGTGTTGGAAGTGCGCGGACGGTTTGCCTTCCCGTTGCGCCAGCGTCACGCGCAAGCGTACCAACGCGGTCGTGTGGTGTTGATTGGCGACGCGGCACACACTATCCATCCCTTGGCGGGGCAAGGTGTCAATCTCGGTTTTATGGATGTACGCGTGTTGGCAGAAGAGTTACAGCGTGCGCAAGAAAAAATGTTGTCGCCTGCAGATGCGAGCGTGTTGAAACGCTACCAACGGCGGCGGCGTGGTGCCAATCTCACCATGACGGCGACGATGGAATTGTTTAAACAATTATTTGCACAGCAAGCACTGCCAGTGCGTTGGCTGCGCAATACCGGTATGCGCGGCATTGATGCGCTGCCTTTGTTGAAAAAGCAAATCATGCGTCACGCGATGGGTTTATCAAGCTAG
- the ubiH gene encoding 2-octaprenyl-6-methoxyphenyl hydroxylase has translation MKETTDIAIVGGGMAGAALALLLSHRLPELSIALIEQHPLPHSNQEQLSVPSFDARSTALSFSTRNILQDMTVWETLSRYAQPILQVHVSERQQAMGVLMRAEETGLPALGYVVENRALGQVLLQVVRQQTGIAIYDNTQVNNIALTAQEAQLLMRHTNGEEKTLCAKLVVIADGAQSALRQRLGIAVDEQPYEQHALIANVVTELPHGSVAYERFTEDGPVALLPLLDCENQHRAALIWTLPDKQIDEVMQLPEAEFLQRLQAQLGNRCGRVLSVGARFCYPLSLVQAREQVRTRIVLAGSAAHHLHPVAGQGFNLIMRDCLALVETLAKAISEQRDIGALSVLQHYLTQQQWDQQKTVKASDWLPRLFSNRHTPHKFLRSAALLGLDFLPGMREWFAREATGL, from the coding sequence ATGAAAGAAACGACAGATATCGCCATTGTTGGCGGCGGTATGGCAGGCGCGGCCTTGGCGTTGTTGTTGTCGCACCGCTTACCGGAATTATCCATTGCGTTGATTGAACAGCACCCACTGCCACACAGCAATCAAGAGCAATTATCGGTACCGAGTTTTGATGCGCGCTCCACGGCACTATCGTTTAGCACGCGCAATATTTTGCAAGACATGACGGTGTGGGAAACTCTGTCACGCTACGCGCAACCGATCTTGCAAGTGCATGTGTCGGAGCGCCAGCAGGCGATGGGCGTATTGATGCGCGCCGAAGAAACTGGCCTGCCAGCGCTCGGTTATGTGGTTGAAAATCGTGCGTTGGGGCAAGTGTTATTGCAAGTGGTTCGACAACAAACTGGCATTGCGATTTATGACAACACGCAAGTAAACAATATTGCATTGACGGCGCAAGAGGCGCAGTTGTTGATGCGTCATACCAATGGCGAAGAAAAAACACTGTGTGCTAAGTTGGTGGTGATTGCAGACGGTGCGCAGTCAGCTTTGCGTCAGCGTTTAGGGATAGCTGTTGATGAGCAGCCCTACGAACAACACGCCTTGATTGCGAATGTGGTGACGGAGTTGCCGCATGGATCGGTGGCTTACGAACGGTTTACTGAAGATGGTCCCGTGGCTTTGTTGCCGTTGTTGGATTGTGAAAATCAACATCGCGCGGCTTTGATTTGGACGCTGCCAGACAAACAGATTGACGAAGTAATGCAGTTGCCGGAAGCCGAGTTTTTGCAAAGACTGCAGGCGCAGTTGGGTAATCGCTGTGGGCGTGTGTTGTCTGTGGGCGCGCGTTTTTGTTATCCGCTGTCCTTGGTGCAGGCGCGAGAGCAAGTGCGTACGCGCATCGTGTTGGCAGGTAGTGCGGCACATCATTTACATCCTGTCGCTGGCCAAGGTTTTAATTTGATCATGCGTGACTGCCTCGCCTTGGTGGAAACCTTGGCAAAAGCGATAAGCGAACAGCGCGATATTGGCGCGTTGTCGGTGTTGCAACACTATTTAACGCAACAACAGTGGGATCAGCAAAAAACAGTTAAGGCGAGTGATTGGCTCCCGCGTTTGTTTTCTAATCGTCATACGCCCCATAAATTTTTGCGCAGTGCGGCCTTGTTAGGTTTGGATTTTTTACCCGGCATGCGCGAATGGTTTGCGCGTGAGGCGACCGGCTTATGA